A genomic region of Dactylococcopsis salina PCC 8305 contains the following coding sequences:
- a CDS encoding TIGR03960 family B12-binding radical SAM protein — MTATVEQLITPEINRPARYLGNEQGTKHKPWDSAIVRWVLTYPEIYEVGASNLGHVILYNVLNAQPRQLCDRAYLPAPDLATKLRETNTPLFALENRRSVTDFDILGFSLSYELGATNILEMLDLAHIPLTWQERENGDYPLIFAGGQTATSNPEPYADFFDFIALGDGEELLPEVGLILEEGKKEGLSKQELLLDLAQVPGVYVPRFYDMNADGSVHPNRDDVPERIIRRVARPMPAYSIGLVPYVETVHDRLSVEIRRGCTRGCRFCQPGMLTRPAHDVEPEQVVETIEKGIRETGYNEFSLLSLSCSDYLSLPAVGMEVKNRLQDENISLSLPSQRVDRFDENIANIIGGTRKSGLTFAPEAGTQRMRDVVNKGLTNEELLRGVKTAFEQGWDKVKLYFMIGLPGETDADVIGIAETIRWLRQECRLKGRKRLDFNVTISNFTPKPHTPFQWHSVSTAEFIRKQELLREEFRRMKGVKVNDTDVRISAMEDFVGRGDRRLAPVVRRAWELGAGMDAWWESLEKAFNAWETAIADAGLDWKYRQVEKGEWDWETMAQGTENDRLDAPLPWDHIDTGIDKNWLQEDLQRALDAATVPDCSYAGCSHCGVCGIDFGHNIVVKPPEIPKFEGHFQPDQTRDQRIRVRFSKEGEMRLVSHLDLVRLFDRAIRRAKLPIAFTGGYHPGPRISIANALSLGMSSSGEIVDFDLTETLDLEEFRDRLSEQLPEGITINSVETVSLKNSATSLLEKAEYFVTVEAQTTVSETQWKAALQTILDREEILWEKTTKSGKKKTLNLRDRVFELSLVEQLDEHTAKLRYLGSCRNDGTLLNPEHFVYMLEQVTGLDLQLSHAHRQELILQS, encoded by the coding sequence ATGACAGCCACAGTTGAGCAACTGATAACCCCAGAAATTAATCGACCCGCCCGTTATTTGGGAAACGAACAAGGAACGAAACACAAACCTTGGGATAGCGCGATCGTGCGCTGGGTTCTCACGTACCCTGAAATCTACGAAGTGGGCGCATCAAACTTGGGTCATGTGATTTTATACAATGTTCTCAATGCTCAACCCCGTCAACTCTGCGATCGCGCTTATCTCCCCGCACCCGATCTCGCCACGAAACTCCGTGAAACCAATACCCCGCTATTCGCCCTCGAAAATCGTCGTTCCGTCACAGACTTTGATATTTTAGGATTTAGCCTCAGTTATGAACTGGGCGCGACGAATATCTTAGAAATGCTCGATCTTGCTCATATTCCCCTCACCTGGCAAGAACGAGAAAATGGCGATTATCCCCTCATTTTCGCTGGTGGACAAACCGCTACGTCTAACCCTGAACCTTATGCCGACTTCTTTGATTTTATCGCTCTCGGTGATGGGGAAGAACTGCTTCCAGAAGTGGGATTAATCCTTGAAGAAGGGAAAAAAGAAGGACTCAGCAAACAAGAATTACTCCTAGACTTAGCGCAAGTGCCAGGGGTGTATGTTCCCCGTTTCTACGACATGAACGCCGATGGATCAGTGCATCCCAACCGTGATGATGTTCCAGAGAGAATCATCCGTCGGGTAGCGCGACCCATGCCAGCTTATTCGATCGGATTAGTGCCTTATGTGGAAACCGTCCACGATCGCCTCAGTGTGGAAATCAGACGCGGTTGTACTCGTGGCTGTCGCTTCTGTCAACCTGGAATGTTGACCCGTCCCGCCCATGATGTTGAACCAGAACAGGTGGTGGAAACGATCGAGAAGGGAATCCGCGAAACAGGCTATAATGAGTTCTCTCTGCTTTCTCTGAGTTGTTCCGACTATCTTTCCCTCCCTGCGGTAGGAATGGAAGTGAAAAACCGCCTCCAAGATGAAAATATTTCCCTCTCCCTCCCTAGTCAACGGGTCGATCGATTTGATGAAAACATCGCTAACATTATCGGCGGTACTCGTAAAAGTGGTTTGACATTCGCACCAGAAGCAGGAACGCAACGGATGCGCGATGTGGTGAATAAAGGGTTAACCAATGAGGAACTCTTGCGCGGGGTGAAAACGGCTTTTGAACAGGGTTGGGATAAGGTCAAACTCTATTTTATGATTGGCTTACCGGGGGAAACCGATGCAGATGTGATTGGTATTGCAGAAACCATCCGTTGGTTGCGTCAAGAATGTCGCCTGAAAGGACGCAAACGCCTTGATTTTAACGTCACTATCTCCAATTTTACCCCGAAACCGCACACGCCGTTTCAATGGCATTCTGTTTCGACTGCTGAGTTTATCCGCAAACAGGAGTTGCTGCGAGAAGAGTTTCGACGGATGAAAGGGGTGAAAGTGAACGACACCGACGTTCGCATCTCCGCAATGGAAGATTTTGTCGGACGCGGCGATCGCCGTTTAGCGCCTGTTGTCCGCCGTGCGTGGGAGTTAGGCGCTGGCATGGATGCCTGGTGGGAAAGTTTAGAAAAGGCGTTTAACGCTTGGGAAACCGCGATCGCGGATGCAGGGTTAGACTGGAAATATCGCCAAGTTGAGAAGGGCGAATGGGATTGGGAAACCATGGCACAAGGAACAGAAAACGATCGCCTGGATGCCCCCCTTCCCTGGGATCATATCGACACAGGAATTGATAAAAACTGGCTGCAAGAGGACTTACAACGGGCGTTAGACGCAGCAACAGTTCCCGATTGTTCTTATGCTGGCTGTTCTCATTGTGGCGTGTGTGGAATCGATTTCGGTCATAACATTGTTGTGAAACCGCCAGAAATTCCCAAATTTGAAGGACATTTTCAACCAGATCAAACTCGCGACCAACGCATTCGGGTACGGTTTAGCAAGGAAGGAGAAATGCGTTTAGTCAGTCATTTGGACTTAGTTCGATTGTTCGATCGCGCCATTCGACGGGCAAAACTTCCCATTGCTTTTACTGGTGGCTATCATCCAGGGCCGAGAATTAGTATCGCCAATGCGCTATCTTTAGGAATGAGCAGTAGTGGAGAAATTGTCGATTTTGACCTCACAGAAACGCTAGATTTAGAAGAGTTTCGCGATCGACTTTCCGAACAACTTCCTGAAGGAATTACCATTAATTCTGTAGAAACCGTCAGTCTGAAAAATTCTGCAACCAGCTTGTTAGAAAAAGCCGAGTATTTCGTCACCGTAGAAGCGCAAACGACGGTGTCAGAAACGCAATGGAAAGCAGCATTGCAAACAATTTTAGACCGTGAGGAAATCTTGTGGGAAAAAACGACAAAATCAGGGAAAAAGAAAACATTAAATCTGCGCGATCGCGTGTTTGAATTATCCTTAGTTGAACAACTAGACGAACACACAGCAAAACTCCGTTATCTGGGAAGTTGTCGCAATGATGGAACGTTGCTTAACCCTGAACATTTCGTTTATATGTTAGAACAAGTAACAGGATTAGACTTACAATTAAGTCACGCTCATCGTCAAGAATTAATCCTGCAAAGCTAA
- the ilvB gene encoding biosynthetic-type acetolactate synthase large subunit: MDSLKRHGVEHIFGYPGGAILPIYDELHRSEARGDVKHILVRHEQAAAHAADGYARATGKVGVCFATSGPGATNLVTGLATAHMDSIPMVAITGQVARPAIGTDAFQETDIFGITLPIVKHSYVVRQASDMARIVAEAFHIANTGRPGPVLIDIPKDVGFEECDYVPVPPGQVNIPGFRPTQKGNIRALSQAIKLIETSERPLLYVGGGAITSGAHEEIKQLAEHFQIPVTTTLMGLGAFDENHPLSVSMLGMHGTAYANYAVSECDLLIAVGARFDDRVTGKLDEFASHAKVIHIDIDPAEVGKNRAPDAAVVGDVRTCLQQMLDRVVELQIPQNLDRTKSWLKRINRWREVYPLVVPRYEDSISPQEVILEVGQQAPYAYYTTDVGQHQMWAAQFIQYGPRRWISSSGLGTMGYGLPAAMGVKTAVGEEQVICISGDASFQMNLQELGTLAQYGINVKTVLINNGWQGMVRQWQQTFFQERYSASNMQVGMPDFVKLCEAYGIKGMVVRDRAELATAITEMLNYDGPVLLDAQVKKDENCYPMVAPGKSNAQMLGLPDIKQLDQAVEVIYCSNCRAKNPVTNKFCPDCGTKL; the protein is encoded by the coding sequence ATGGACAGCTTAAAACGCCATGGTGTCGAACATATCTTCGGTTATCCAGGAGGCGCAATTCTTCCCATTTACGATGAACTCCATCGCTCAGAAGCACGGGGAGACGTTAAACATATTCTAGTCCGTCACGAACAAGCCGCCGCTCACGCAGCGGATGGATATGCGCGAGCAACGGGTAAGGTGGGGGTATGTTTTGCCACCTCTGGGCCGGGAGCAACAAATCTGGTGACTGGACTCGCAACCGCTCACATGGACTCAATTCCCATGGTGGCGATTACTGGACAAGTGGCAAGACCTGCCATTGGCACTGATGCGTTCCAAGAAACTGATATTTTTGGCATTACGCTTCCGATTGTCAAACACTCTTATGTAGTGCGTCAGGCAAGCGATATGGCGAGAATTGTTGCAGAAGCCTTCCATATTGCAAATACGGGGCGACCCGGTCCGGTGTTGATTGATATTCCTAAAGATGTCGGGTTTGAGGAATGCGATTATGTGCCAGTACCACCTGGACAAGTGAATATTCCAGGTTTTCGCCCTACGCAAAAGGGTAATATACGCGCTCTCTCTCAAGCGATTAAGTTGATTGAAACTTCAGAACGTCCTTTGCTTTATGTGGGAGGGGGGGCGATTACCTCTGGCGCACATGAGGAAATTAAACAGTTAGCGGAACATTTCCAGATTCCTGTGACAACGACGTTGATGGGGTTAGGTGCGTTTGATGAGAATCATCCCCTTTCGGTTTCGATGTTGGGGATGCACGGCACCGCTTATGCGAATTATGCGGTGAGTGAGTGCGATTTATTGATTGCTGTGGGAGCAAGATTTGATGATCGGGTGACGGGTAAGTTAGATGAGTTTGCCTCTCATGCGAAAGTGATTCATATTGATATTGATCCCGCAGAAGTCGGGAAAAACCGCGCTCCCGATGCGGCGGTTGTGGGGGATGTTCGCACTTGTTTACAACAGATGCTCGATCGCGTCGTTGAATTACAGATTCCCCAAAATCTCGATCGCACGAAGTCTTGGCTAAAACGAATCAACCGTTGGCGAGAGGTTTATCCCCTCGTTGTACCGCGTTATGAGGACTCTATTTCTCCGCAAGAGGTCATCCTAGAAGTGGGACAACAAGCTCCCTATGCCTACTATACAACCGATGTGGGACAGCATCAGATGTGGGCGGCGCAGTTTATCCAATATGGTCCCCGACGCTGGATTTCTAGTTCTGGACTCGGCACAATGGGATACGGTTTACCCGCCGCCATGGGGGTTAAAACCGCAGTTGGTGAAGAACAGGTGATTTGTATTAGCGGTGATGCCAGTTTCCAGATGAACTTGCAAGAGTTAGGAACTTTGGCACAATATGGGATTAATGTGAAAACGGTGCTGATCAATAATGGTTGGCAGGGAATGGTCAGACAATGGCAGCAAACCTTTTTCCAAGAGCGTTATTCTGCTTCTAATATGCAGGTGGGAATGCCTGATTTTGTGAAGTTATGCGAGGCATATGGGATTAAAGGCATGGTGGTGCGCGATCGCGCTGAACTAGCTACAGCCATCACAGAAATGCTCAACTATGACGGACCCGTCTTGCTCGATGCACAAGTGAAAAAAGACGAAAACTGTTATCCGATGGTTGCGCCAGGGAAAAGTAATGCTCAAATGTTAGGATTACCTGACATTAAACAGTTAGATCAAGCGGTAGAGGTCATCTATTGCAGCAACTGTCGCGCTAAAAATCCTGTTACGAATAAGTTTTGTCCAGACTGCGGCACAAAACTTTAA
- a CDS encoding DNA cytosine methyltransferase — translation MINKVADNSQISFQGDSYIHWINHLLQPKINSKLPVVVDLFAGCGGLSLGFEAQGFPTISFENNTDAATTYSLNLQGECHCLTLKETTPLPPFKVLIGGPPCQPFSVGGKQKGLGDKRDGFPIFTKAVEIHQPDIFLIENVRGLLYKSRFHLEQLIKVFQNFNYLVEFKLLNAVISGSLDR, via the coding sequence ATGATTAATAAAGTTGCAGATAACTCTCAAATTTCCTTTCAAGGAGATTCTTATATTCATTGGATTAATCATTTACTCCAACCCAAAATTAACTCTAAACTTCCTGTCGTTGTCGATTTATTTGCAGGTTGTGGAGGATTAAGTCTAGGTTTTGAAGCACAGGGTTTTCCGACAATTAGTTTTGAAAACAATACCGATGCAGCTACTACCTATTCCTTAAATCTTCAAGGTGAGTGTCATTGTTTAACCTTGAAAGAGACAACCCCGCTTCCCCCCTTTAAAGTTCTCATTGGCGGACCCCCTTGTCAACCGTTTAGTGTTGGGGGAAAACAAAAAGGATTAGGGGATAAACGAGATGGTTTCCCCATTTTTACGAAAGCCGTAGAAATCCATCAGCCTGATATCTTTTTAATTGAAAATGTTAGAGGTTTATTGTACAAAAGTAGGTTCCATTTAGAGCAACTAATAAAAGTCTTTCAAAATTTTAACTATCTAGTTGAATTTAAACTTTTGAATGCAGTAATATCAGGTTCGCTCGATCGATGA
- the egtD gene encoding L-histidine N(alpha)-methyltransferase, protein MSISLSTPNKRLNIQDLRDPDRSNLTNDGSDVIIGLTQEQKTIPCHYLYDDRGSEIFEQICELPEYYPTRTEAQILRDNGSAIAQTTGNCELIELGSGSSTKTRLLFDAYQSLGHALYYIPIDVSAGMLELSAKQLLNDYPHLTINGLVGTYEQALQQLPPSPLSKRMVFFLGSSLGNFAPKQCQEIFQEVKKALNPGDYFLLGLDLQKSKAILEPAYNDRQGVTAEFNYNLLDHLNRRFQGNFKRQNFQHWTFYNTELGQIETYLRSTQPQTVQLKALDLTVEFEEGETIRTEISRKFQRQEMEQQLDQEGLKPLKTWTDAEDWFALLLCEVKSASV, encoded by the coding sequence ATGTCGATTTCTCTCTCAACTCCTAACAAGCGGTTAAATATTCAAGATTTGCGTGATCCAGACCGATCGAATCTTACCAATGATGGGTCTGATGTTATTATCGGATTAACTCAAGAGCAAAAAACCATCCCTTGTCACTATCTTTATGACGATCGCGGCTCAGAAATTTTTGAACAAATTTGTGAGTTACCTGAATATTATCCCACTCGCACGGAAGCGCAAATTTTAAGAGACAATGGCAGTGCGATCGCGCAAACGACGGGAAATTGTGAACTGATCGAACTGGGAAGCGGTAGTTCCACCAAAACTCGTCTTTTATTCGATGCTTACCAGTCTCTCGGACACGCTTTATATTATATTCCCATTGATGTTAGTGCAGGAATGTTAGAACTGAGTGCTAAACAACTTTTAAACGACTATCCTCACCTGACTATTAATGGCTTAGTCGGAACTTACGAACAAGCATTACAACAGCTTCCTCCCTCGCCTTTATCGAAACGGATGGTATTTTTTCTCGGAAGTTCTCTCGGTAATTTTGCCCCGAAACAATGCCAAGAAATCTTTCAAGAAGTCAAAAAAGCACTCAATCCAGGAGATTATTTCCTCTTGGGATTAGACTTACAAAAATCAAAAGCGATTTTAGAACCAGCTTACAATGATCGTCAAGGAGTCACCGCCGAATTTAATTATAATCTTCTCGACCATCTAAACCGTCGTTTTCAAGGTAACTTTAAGCGTCAAAACTTCCAACACTGGACATTTTATAACACCGAGTTAGGACAAATTGAAACTTATCTCCGTTCCACACAACCGCAAACGGTACAGTTAAAAGCGCTCGATTTAACTGTAGAATTTGAGGAAGGAGAAACCATCCGCACCGAAATCTCTCGGAAATTTCAGCGACAAGAGATGGAACAGCAACTGGATCAAGAAGGCTTGAAACCCTTAAAAACTTGGACAGATGCAGAAGATTGGTTTGCGTTGCTGTTGTGTGAAGTGAAATCAGCTTCTGTTTAA
- a CDS encoding YbjQ family protein produces MLTTTTDSLQGQTIEEYLGIVTAEVVYGSNALRDFFAGFRDFFGGRTGSYEKLFTKGQQEAVEELAERAENLGADAVIAIKVDTGTINVDEEGALLVITATGTAVKLG; encoded by the coding sequence ATGCTAACAACAACTACAGACAGCCTACAAGGACAAACGATCGAGGAGTATTTAGGAATTGTTACCGCAGAAGTGGTTTATGGAAGTAATGCTTTAAGAGACTTTTTTGCTGGCTTTCGAGACTTTTTTGGCGGACGTACGGGAAGTTATGAAAAACTCTTTACCAAAGGACAACAAGAAGCTGTGGAAGAACTCGCAGAAAGAGCGGAAAATTTAGGCGCAGATGCCGTGATTGCGATTAAAGTGGATACAGGAACAATTAATGTTGATGAAGAAGGGGCTTTATTGGTGATTACGGCGACGGGAACGGCGGTTAAACTGGGTTAA